Proteins encoded together in one Solanum lycopersicum chromosome 7, SLM_r2.1 window:
- the LOC101249187 gene encoding fasciclin-like arabinogalactan protein 2 precursor — MGYSRVLIVSSLLLVFQLSTVVAKGKAIGSPIMAPAPAPGPEYTNLTDLLSVAGPFHTFLNYLVSTKVIETFQAQANNTEEGITLFVPKDSAFTSLKKPSLSNLTSEQLKSLCLFHALPHYYSLADFKNLSDVSPINTLAGGNLYSLNFTDDSGTVHLNSGWSRTKVSSAVRTTYPVAVYQVDKVLLPEAIFGTDLPPMPAPAPAPVTDIAPTADSPAADQTGKARAPASPDSSSPSASHKMMSWGILKHLVLAIGGGFLMFFL, encoded by the coding sequence ATGGGCTACTCCAGGGTTCTTATTGTTAGTAGTCTACTTCTAGTGTTTCAATTATCAACTGTAGTGGCGAAAGGCAAAGCGATTGGATCTCCAATCATGGCACCAGCACCAGCACCAGGTCCTGAATACACAAACCTAACGGACTTACTCTCCGTTGCAGGGCCTTTTCATACATTCCTTAACTACCTTGTATCGACTAAAGTCATCGAGACTTTCCAAGCCCAAGCTAACAATACAGAAGAAGGGATCACACTTTTTGTTCCTAAAGACTCAGCCTTTACCTCACTGAAAAAGCCCTCACTTTCCAATCTTACCTCAGAACAACTTAAGTCCCTTTGCCTTTTCCACGCATTGCCACATTACTATAGTCTAGCTGATTTCAAGAACCTTAGTGATGTTAGCCCTATTAATACCTTGGCTGGAGGGAACTTATACTCTTTGAACTTCACCGATGACTCTGGGACCGTTCATCTTAACTCAGGATGGTCTAGGACTAAAGTTAGCAGCGCTGTTCGCACCACTTATCCAGTTGCTGTTTATCAGGTGGACAAGGTACTTCTTCCTGAAGCCATATTCGGGACGGATTTACCACCAATGCCAGCTCCAGCACCAGCACCAGTAACGGATATCGCCCCTACTGCTGATAGTCCAGCTGCTGATCAAACAGGCAAAGCTAGAGCACCAGCATCGCCTGATTCATCGTCACCATCAGCTTCTCACAAGATGATGAGCTGGGGCATTTTGAAACATTTGGTTTTGGCAATTGGTGGTGGATTCTTGATGTTTTTCTTGTAA